The DNA window CAATTCTCCGCAGCAATCGATACTTGGGATAAATTTGCAACGGTTGCTAAAGCTTTTAAAGATAAGACAGGTAAACCATTTACAGACTTAACTGACCTATTGTTCAACGGTCTGCGTGACCAATCTGCTGATGAGATCTACTTCAGCAAAGCAGATGGTTCATTTATTGGAGATAAGAATCCACAAATTAAAAAAGCATTTGACTTTACAGTAAAAGGGATTCAAGAAGGTTGGGTAGGTAATACTCAGCTATGGTCTCCAGAATGGAATAAAGCAATTAATGATGGAGATTTCGAAGTTATGTTAGGGCCTGCTTGGATGGCTGGTACGATCAAAAATGCTAAGGATACTGCAGGTAAATGGAAAATTGCTCAACTTCCTGAAGGTGCAGGTAACTGGGGTGGTTCCTTCTTAACGCTTCCTAAAGAAGGTAAACATCCGAAAGAAGCATTTGAATTTATTTCATGGTTGGTAAGCAAAGAAAATCAATTGAAATCATTCGAAGCAAGTGGTTTGTTCCCTTCCATTCCAGCACTTTATGATGATCCTGCCTTTACAAAAGGAGACGACTTCTTTGGTGGTCAAGCGATTGCAGGCGAATATGCAAAATCAGCAAATCGTGTTAAACCTGTATACTACGGACCGCTACATGACCAAACAGATGCTTTCTTCAAAAACGCTCTTAAGAACGTTCTAGAGAAAAAAGCAGATCCTGCTAAAGAATGGGATAACGCGATTAAGCAAGCTAAGACTCTTGCAGATCGTAGCTAATATGAAACGAATTGAAGTATAGTTAGTCCTTCTAAATTCGCAAGAAGAGGATATCTTCTTGCGAATTTGGATTTATCTTAACTTCCTAGGAGGTGCATCCATGGCTGAACCA is part of the Paenibacillus segetis genome and encodes:
- a CDS encoding ABC transporter substrate-binding protein, with the protein product MKRAKSWAVLMVAVLMIASLAACGGKNNTSSSNATNKPATTNTDTAAPAETTEPVEDVVLSFWSLGTTNYEDLAKEYTALHPNVTFKFQNTSDQTAHHNNLTTALSAGSGAPDIFMLEIGFMERFIGAQDKFYNLNDLGAKDIASNYLDWKWKQASSIDGSFQLGLPTDIGPTVAYYRTDLAEQAGLPTDPDQFSAAIDTWDKFATVAKAFKDKTGKPFTDLTDLLFNGLRDQSADEIYFSKADGSFIGDKNPQIKKAFDFTVKGIQEGWVGNTQLWSPEWNKAINDGDFEVMLGPAWMAGTIKNAKDTAGKWKIAQLPEGAGNWGGSFLTLPKEGKHPKEAFEFISWLVSKENQLKSFEASGLFPSIPALYDDPAFTKGDDFFGGQAIAGEYAKSANRVKPVYYGPLHDQTDAFFKNALKNVLEKKADPAKEWDNAIKQAKTLADRS